The Impatiens glandulifera chromosome 3, dImpGla2.1, whole genome shotgun sequence genome contains a region encoding:
- the LOC124931528 gene encoding non-specific phospholipase C6-like translates to MQKMEFSSFFLLFLTCSSLLHLPLITSQNQQPIKTIVVLVLENRSFDHMIGWMKKSINPSINGVTGQECNPVSTKTKESESICYTNDAEYVDPDPGHTFENVEQQVFGSGSESNTFPSMSGFVEQALSISKNLSETVMKGFKPESIPVYTTLVKEFATFDRWFSSLPGPTQPNRLFVYSATSFGSTNHDKKQLAIGYPQKTIFDSLYENGYNFGIYFQNIPTTLFYRNMRKLKYAFKFHSYDLKFKKDARDGKLPNLTVIEPRYFDLKGFAANDDHPSHDVANGQKLVKEVYETLRGSPQWNETVLVITYDEHGGFYDHVQTPFENVPNPDGNIGPDPNFFKFDRLGVRVPTIMVSPWIKKGTIISRPQGPTPNSEYEHSSIPATIKKIFNLSSDFLTNRDSWAGTFEHIVSELTSPRIDCPESLPEVTPLRMTEADEKRGLSGFQKEVVELASVLNGEHLLNSFWQEEKKKTLMSVKEAEEYTRKAVSRFLRASKQAFKMGANPSAIVDMRSSLTTRSKTLN, encoded by the exons ATGCAAAAAATGGAGTTCTCCTCCTTTTTCCTTCTCTTTCTCACATGTTCAAGTCTTCTCCACCTTCCTCTTATCACAAGTCAAAACCAACAACCCATTAAAACCATTGTCGTTCTAGTTCTCGAGAACAGATCATTCGACCACATGATAGGCTGGATGAAGAAATCCATTAACCCATCAATCAATGGAGTCACAGGTCAAGAATGCAACCCGGTTTCAACCAAAACAAAAGAATCCGAATCCATCTGCTACACAAATGATGCAGAATACGTTGATCCAGATCCGGGTCACACCTTCGAAAACGTCGAGCAACAAGTATTCGGATCCGGATCAGAATCCAACACCTTCCCTTCAATGTCAGGTTTCGTAGAACAAGCCTTATCCATTTCAAAAAACCTCTCTGAAACCGTCATGAAAGGATTCAAACCAGAATCCATACCCGTTTACACAACTTTAGTGAAAGAATTCGCAACATTCGATCGTTGGTTCTCATCTCTCCCGGGTCCAACACAACCCAACAGACTATTCGTTTACTCTGCAACTTCATTCGGATCCACCAACCATGACAAGAAACAACTTGCAATAGGATACCCACAAAAAACCATTTTTGATTCATTATACGAAAACGGTTACAATTTTGGAATCTATTTCCAAAACATACCAACAACGTTGTTCTATAGAAACATGAGGAAACTTAAGTATGCTTTTAAGTTTCATTCTTATGATTTGAAATTCAAAAAGGATGCTCGAGATGGGAAACTACCGAATTTGACGGTTATTGAACCGAGGTATTTTGATTTGAAGGGATTTGCAGCAAACGATGATCATCCGTCGCATGATGTTGCAAATGGTCAGAAACTTGTGAAGGAGGTTTACGAGACTTTGAGGGGAAGTCCTCAATGGAATGAGACGGTTTTGGTGATCACTTATGATGAACATGGTGGGTTTTATGATCATGTTCAAACGCCTTTTGAGAATGTTCCAAATCCAGATGGGAATATAGGACCCGACCCGAATTTCTTTAAGTTTGATCGACTTGGAGTTCGTGTTCCAACCATCATGGTTTCGCCTTGGATCAAGAAAGGAACTA TAATAAGTAGGCCACAAGGACCAACTCCAAACTCAGAGTATGAACACTCATCAATCCCAGCAACCATCAAGAAAATCTTCAACCTCTCTTCCGATTTCCTGACGAATAGAGATTCTTGGGCAGGCACGTTTGAACACATCGTGTCCGAATTAACTTCTCCAAGGATAGATTGTCCCG AGAGTCTGCCGGAAGTAACTCCGTTGAGAATGACCGAAGCCGATGAAAAGAGGGGGCTGTCGGGGTTTCAAAAGGAGGTGGTTGAGCTGGCCAGTGTATTGAATGGAGAGCATTTGCTGAACAGTTTTTGgcaggaggagaagaagaagacattAATGTCCGTGAAGGAGGCGGAGGAGTATACAAGAAAGGCTGTGTCTAGATTCTTAAGAGCTAGCAAACAGGCTTTCAAGATGGGTGCGAATCCGTCCGCCATTGTAGATATGAGATCTTCTCTTACTACTAGATCAAAAACTCTTAATTAA